A part of Spodoptera frugiperda isolate SF20-4 chromosome 25, AGI-APGP_CSIRO_Sfru_2.0, whole genome shotgun sequence genomic DNA contains:
- the LOC118264989 gene encoding uncharacterized protein LOC118264989, with amino-acid sequence MKLLKMVVFAFFALLVVAVRANPLPFETVHELEESCVRQGGLCVMKSDCPPENIVFLSGTLCPKQQHLGVTCCYL; translated from the exons ATGAAACTGCTGAAAATGGTTGTGTTTGCATTCTTCGCACTCCTGGTGGTTGCAGTGAGGGCCAATCCCCTACCTTTTGAAA CTGTACATGAGTTGGAAGAGTCGTGTGTGCGACAAGGCGGTCTCTGCGTCATGAAGTCGGACTGCCCACCTGAGAACATCGTGTTCCTCTCGGGCACACTCTGTCCGAAACAACAACACTTAGGCGTCACGTGCTGTTAC TTGTGA